The following are encoded together in the Adhaeribacter arboris genome:
- a CDS encoding cold-shock protein produces MSNYTGTVKFFNREKGFGFIKVDGSSEDLFVHQTGLIDTISENDHVEFDQEKGKKGMNAVNVRRA; encoded by the coding sequence ATGAGTAATTACACAGGAACAGTAAAGTTTTTTAACAGAGAAAAAGGCTTCGGATTTATTAAAGTAGACGGTTCGAGCGAAGATTTATTTGTGCACCAAACCGGTCTTATTGATACTATTTCAGAAAACGACCACGTAGAGTTTGACCAGGAAAAAGGAAAAAAAGGAATGAATGCCGTTAATGTAAGACGGGCTTAA
- a CDS encoding rod shape-determining protein, with amino-acid sequence MGFFNFLSQDIAIDLGTANILIMYDNKVVLDEPAIIAFNRTTMEVLAVGHKAMRMEGKTHENIRTVRPLMDGVIADFNAAEHLIRGLIKMINLRSGWFTPSLRMVVCIPAGITEVEKRAIRDSAQTAGAKEVYLIHEPMAAALGIGIDVEEPVGNMIIDIGGGTTEIAVIAMSGIVCEQSIKVAGQTLDAEIVQYMRQQHNLMIGLRTAENIKIEVGSALPDLDDPPEDYAVLGRDLMSGIPKEIKVSYSEIATCLDKSVARMEEAVMKALEITPPELASDIYQNGIYLTGGGALLRGLDKRISAISKLPVHIAEDSLRAVARGTGIALQNIGRFNFLMR; translated from the coding sequence ATGGGCTTTTTTAATTTTTTATCCCAAGATATTGCCATCGATTTAGGTACTGCCAATATTCTGATAATGTATGATAATAAAGTGGTACTGGATGAACCGGCCATTATTGCTTTTAATCGTACTACCATGGAAGTGCTGGCCGTAGGACACAAAGCCATGCGCATGGAAGGCAAAACGCACGAGAATATTCGTACGGTGCGGCCATTAATGGACGGCGTAATTGCGGATTTTAATGCGGCGGAGCACTTAATTCGGGGTCTTATTAAAATGATAAACTTGCGTTCCGGTTGGTTTACGCCTTCCTTGCGCATGGTAGTTTGCATTCCGGCCGGCATTACGGAGGTAGAGAAAAGGGCCATTCGGGATTCGGCGCAAACGGCCGGGGCCAAAGAAGTTTACTTGATTCACGAGCCCATGGCCGCTGCCCTGGGCATTGGCATTGACGTAGAAGAACCCGTAGGAAACATGATTATTGACATTGGCGGCGGCACTACCGAAATTGCCGTTATTGCCATGAGTGGCATTGTTTGCGAACAATCCATTAAAGTTGCCGGACAAACCTTAGATGCCGAAATAGTGCAGTATATGCGGCAACAGCACAATTTAATGATTGGGCTCCGGACCGCCGAAAATATAAAAATTGAGGTGGGTTCCGCCTTACCTGATTTAGATGATCCACCGGAGGATTATGCCGTATTAGGCCGCGACCTGATGAGCGGCATCCCGAAAGAAATTAAGGTAAGTTATTCAGAAATTGCCACTTGTCTGGATAAATCCGTGGCCAGAATGGAAGAAGCCGTCATGAAAGCCCTGGAAATAACCCCGCCCGAACTTGCCAGTGATATTTATCAGAACGGAATTTATCTGACCGGCGGGGGGGCCTTACTACGGGGCCTGGACAAACGCATATCCGCCATCTCGAAGCTCCCGGTGCACATTGCCGAGGATTCATTACGGGCCGTAGCCCGAGGCACGGGTATTGCTTTGCAAAATATTGGTAGGTTTAATTTTTTAATGCGGTAA
- a CDS encoding DEAD/DEAH box helicase, with protein MQERALENLKITQLNSMQEAALEAAQKQDLVLLAPTGSGKTLGFLLPTLQQLQSNTSGIQALVLVPTRELGLQIEQVFRQMSTGYQVRCFYGGQATRPEKNNLVHPPAVLIGTPGRLAFHFREQNIDGATIHTLVLDEFDKSLEYGFEADMQFIIGQLPALQKKLLTSATSLTQIPAFVGLKNPVTLNFLQDTLIAPDLEVKAVLVNDTNKATTLFRLLCKIGNKPTLVFCNQRDAVEELSTFLTQKQLAHGIFHGGLEQPDRERALLKFRNGTYQLLLSTDLAARGLDIPEIENVVHYEIPNAETYLHRNGRTARMQAKGTAYVLLQPGEKPTYLPLSLPVESLPTNIILPPPSPWETIYISAGKKDKISKGDVVGFLLQNKVLQKNELGLIDLQEHAAFAAVSRDKADRLMQSLQNAKLKNIKVKMERAK; from the coding sequence ATGCAGGAACGAGCGCTTGAGAACCTTAAAATTACCCAATTAAATTCCATGCAAGAGGCAGCCTTGGAAGCTGCCCAAAAGCAAGACCTTGTATTATTAGCTCCAACCGGTTCTGGCAAAACCCTGGGCTTCTTACTACCCACATTACAGCAACTCCAATCCAATACTTCCGGTATACAGGCCCTGGTGTTGGTGCCTACCCGGGAATTAGGTTTACAAATTGAGCAGGTATTCCGGCAAATGAGTACCGGTTATCAGGTAAGATGTTTTTACGGCGGCCAAGCTACCCGCCCGGAAAAGAACAATTTAGTTCATCCGCCGGCGGTATTAATCGGTACGCCGGGGCGCCTGGCTTTTCATTTCCGGGAACAAAATATAGATGGAGCCACCATACATACCCTGGTGCTGGATGAATTTGATAAATCCCTGGAATATGGTTTCGAAGCTGATATGCAATTTATTATTGGCCAGTTACCTGCCTTGCAAAAAAAACTTTTAACTTCGGCTACTTCTTTAACGCAAATACCCGCTTTTGTGGGGTTGAAAAATCCGGTTACTCTAAACTTTTTGCAAGATACGCTTATTGCTCCCGATTTAGAGGTAAAAGCCGTGCTGGTAAATGATACAAATAAAGCCACTACTCTATTCCGGTTGCTGTGTAAAATCGGGAATAAACCTACTTTGGTTTTTTGTAATCAACGCGACGCGGTAGAAGAACTAAGTACTTTCCTTACCCAAAAACAGTTGGCGCACGGTATTTTCCACGGTGGTCTGGAGCAACCCGACCGGGAACGGGCCTTACTTAAATTCCGGAACGGTACCTACCAGTTGCTCCTCAGCACCGATTTAGCCGCCCGCGGTCTGGATATTCCCGAAATTGAGAACGTGGTGCATTACGAAATCCCTAACGCCGAAACTTATTTACACCGCAATGGCCGAACGGCTCGCATGCAAGCCAAAGGGACCGCTTACGTATTGCTCCAACCCGGCGAGAAGCCAACTTACCTACCTCTGTCGCTCCCAGTTGAAAGCTTGCCGACAAACATTATTTTACCGCCTCCTAGTCCTTGGGAAACCATTTACATTAGTGCCGGCAAAAAAGACAAAATCAGTAAAGGCGATGTAGTCGGGTTTCTGTTGCAGAATAAAGTATTACAAAAAAATGAATTGGGTTTAATTGACTTACAAGAACACGCTGCATTTGCGGCAGTAAGCCGGGATAAAGCGGATCGTTTAATGCAATCTTTACAAAACGCAAAGCTTAAAAATATAAAAGTAAAAATGGAACGGGCTAAATAA